In the genome of Nocardioides sp. NBC_00368, the window TCAGACCGGACGGCAGTCCTGGCCGCAGCCCTCCTCGGGGATCGGTCCGGATGCGTGCGACGCCGGCCGATGCAGCACGGCGCCGGTCGGCGTCACCAGGACGTCGGATCCCTCGACGCGACCGGTTCCGTCGACGATCAGCGCGTGGTCGCGCGGCGTGAGCGGGGCGTACGTCAGGGTGAGCACCGGGTTGGTGGCGAGGTTCGTGCGCGTGCCGCCGCCGGGATCGGAGATCCGGAGGGACGAGCCCTCGACGACCGGGTCCACGACCACGACCTTGATCCGCTCACCCGCCGTGGTCAGCAGGAACCCGCTGCCGAAGCGCTCGAGCGTGGCGGCGAGATCGGACAGTGCGACCGGGATGCTCATATCCGGCACCTTAGTCCGACGTCCGGAGCGCCCGCGGGGCATCGGGGATCATGGGGGCATGGCGATGGTTGGCAAGCAGGTGGCGCTCGCCCTGGGGGCAGGCGGCGCACGGGGCTACGCCCACCTGGGCGTCGTACAGGAGCTGCGGGCGCGGGGACACGAGATCGTGGCGGTCGCGGGCACCTCGATGGGGGCGCTGGTCGGCGGCCTGGTCGCAGCCGGCAAGGACGAGGAGTTCGCCGGTTGGGCGACGGCGTTGCGGCAGATCGACGTGCTGCGACTGCTCGACCCGAAGTGGCGAGCAGGCGGTGCGTTCAACGCCGAGGGCGTCGTCGCGGAGCTGGAGAACCTGCTGGGCGAGCAGCTCATCGAGGATCTGCCCGTCCCGTTCACTGCGATCGCGACCGACCTCGAGTCGCACCGCGAGGTGTGGTTCCAGCGCGGCCCGCTGGTCAAGGCGATCCGGGCCTCGATCGGCATCCCCGGCGTCTTCATGCCGGTGATGTGGAACGGCCGGGTGCTCGTCGACGGCGGCCTGCTCAACCCGCTGCCGATGGACCCGACCGCCGCCACCCCGGCCGACCTGACCATCGCGGTCTCGTTGCAGGGTCGGCGCACCCAGCGCGGGACGCAAGCACCGGCGGTCGAGAATTCTGCCGCGGTCACTGCCGATGAGGAGGGTACGACGGTCCTCCGGCGGCTCCGCGACAAGCTGGGCGTCGGCGGCGAGACGACCAGGGCCCCGAAGGCGGAGCCGAGCCGCGCTCAGCCTGATCTGCGCATCGCCGATGTGATGACGCTGTCCTGGGAGGTGATGCAGGAGATGGTCGCGCGCTACCGGCTGGCAGGGCTGCCGCCCGACGTCCTGATCACCGTCCCGGCCGACGCCGCCCGCACGCTCGACTTCCATCGCGCCGCCGAGATGATCGAGCTCGGCCGGCAGTTGACGGCCAAAGCGCTCGACGACGCCGGCTGCTGAGGCTGTCGAGACCCGGCGGCGTACCCTGCCTCCGATGAGCACCTATCGGTCCGACTGCTCCCGCTGTGCGGGCCTGTGCTGCGTGGCGCTTCCCTTCGCCCGCTCGGCGGACTTTCCGGAGGACAAGGCCGGCGGTGACCCGTGCCGCCACCTCGGGCCCGACTTCGGGTGCGGGATCCACGACCAGCTGCGCGAGCGCGGGTATGCCGGGTGCACCGTGTTCGAGTGCTTCGGCGCAGGTCAGCAGGTCACCCAGGTGACCTTCCGCGGCGCGGACTGGCGCACCGAGCCGGCGTCGCGGCAGGAGATGTTCGACGTCTTCGCCGTGATGCGGCAGCTGCACGAGATGCTGGCGCTGCTCGAGGAGGCCGGCGGACGAAGCTCATCATCCGACCTCGTCGAGCTGGCCGAGCAGGTCTCCACCGCGGCCGGCGGCTCCGCCGGCCAAGTGCTCGCCACCGACGTCGGCGCACTTCGTTCGGCGGTCGGGGGCGTGCTCCGCCGGGTGAGCGCAGAGGTACGCCGCCCCGCAGGCCAGGCGCTGGCGGGTGCCGACCTGCTCGGTCGTGATCTGCGCCGGAGAGACCTGCGTCGTGCCGACCTCAGGGGCGCTCTCCTGGTGGCCGCCGACCTGCGCGGCGTCGATCTCACCGACGCCGACCTGCTCGGCGCGGACCTCCGGGACGCGGCCGTCGCGGGCGCGGACCTCTCTCGGGCACTCTTCCTCAGCCAGGCGCAGGTCAATGCCCTGCGAGGAGACGGGAGCACCCGCCTGCCCGCAGGGCACGACCGGCCCGCCCACTGGGGCTAGGGGATCAGCCCAGCGTGGCCGTGTCGATCACGAAGCGGTAGCGCACGTCGGAGGCCAGGACCCGGGCGTACGCCTCGTTGATCTGGTCCGCCGAGATGACCTCGACGTCGGCGCCGAGGCCGTGCTCGGCGCAGAAGTCGAGCATCTCCTGGGTCAGCGGGATGCCGCCGATCATCGAGCCTGCGAAGTTGCGGCGGTTGGTGAGCAGCGAGAACACGTTGACGCTCAGCGGCTCGGCCGGGGCGCCGACGTTGACCATGGTGCCGTCCACGGCGAGCAGCCCCAGGTAGTCGTCGACCGGGATCGGGGCGCTGACCGTGTTCACGATCAGGTCGAAGCTGTTCTTCAGCGTCTCGAACGTCGCCGGGTCCGAGGTGGCGTAGTAGTGGTCGGCGCCGAGCCGGAGACCGTCCTCCTGCTTCTTCAGCGACTGCGACAGCACCGTGACCTCGGCGCCCATCGCGTGGGCGATCTTGACGCCCATGTGGCCGAGACCGCCGAGCCCGACGACGGCCACCTTCTTGCCGGGGCCGGCGCCCCACCGCTTCAGCGGGGCGTACGTCGTGATGCCCGCGCACAGCAGCGGCGTGGCAGCCGCGGGGTCGAGGCCCTCCGGCACCTTGAGCGCGAAGTGGGCGTCGACGACGACGTGGGTGGAGTAGCCACCCTGGGTGAAGGAGCCGTCACGGTCCTTCGCGGCGTACGTCCCGACAGCGCCGCCGGGGGTCGAGCAGTGCTGCTCATCGCCGTTGCGGCAGTTGTCGCAATCGCGACACGAGTTGACGAAGCAGCCGACGCCGACGCGGTCGCCGACCTTGTGCTCGGTGACCGCGGAGCCGACCTCGGTGACGCGGCCGACGATCTCGTGGCCCGGGACGACCGGGAACGGCTGCGGGCCCCAGTCGCCGTTGACGGTGTGGATGTCGGAGTGGCAGATGCCGGCGTACTCGATCGCGATGAGGACGTCGTTCGCGCCGACCGGGCGGCGCTCGATGGTGGTCGGGGCCAGCGGCTCGCCGGCGGAGGGGGCTGCGTACGCGTTGACGCGCATGGATGTTCTCCTGAGTCTGAGATGGGGGTGGATCAGTGGTTCTCGCGGCTGCGGATCTGGCCGGCCAGCGCGTGTGCCTGCTCGCCGATCTCATCGGCGCGCGCCTCGTCGCCGGCCGCGACGGCTCGCCAGTAGTCGGTCTTGAGGCCGACGTACGCCCGCCGCAGCTCGAGAAACTCGGCCTCCCGGGCGAGGTGCGCGGCGTGCTCGGTGAGCATGTCGATCTGCTCGCGCGCGCCGTCGCGGCCGAGACGGCTGTTGCCGACGTACGTCCTCATGTCGTCGATCGAGAGGCCGATCGCAGCGAGGCAGGCGACGCCGGTCAGGCGGTCCAGGTCGGACTCGTCGTAGACCCGGTGGCCGCTGCTCGCGCCGCGGCTCACCGGCTCGATCAGCCCGATCGTCTCGTAGTAGCGCAGCGTGCTGGCCGGCAGTCCGGTCAGCGTCGCCACCTCCCGGATCGTGTAGGTCCGAGTCGTCGATGCAGTCACGTCAAGGACGCTAAGAACTTCAAGTACTTGAAGTCAAAGGGCAGATTTGTCGATTTGTCTCTCGCCCGCCCGGCGCCCCGATGTGTGACTTCGACCGCGAGATGAAGCGCCGTGCCGGTGTCGTGCGAGACACTGCTGCACCCGGGCGTCCCGGAGCCGGATCGGGTGACTGTGGACGCACGCCTCGACGACGAAAGGCTCGGCAATGTCAGTGGTCGATGTGACCGCTCCTTCGGTGGTTCGGCAAGAACAGCTCTTCGAGCAGATCGCCATCCGTCTCCCTGACGAGGTCGACGGCGATTGGACGATGCTCGTCTTCAACCACCGCAACCTCTCGCGCCTCTTCGACGGTCGTATCGACATCCATCGACCAGGTGGCTACATCGACTACTCCTTGCCTCCGGACGTGGTCGTCCCGTCGATCGACGAGCTCAGGCGGGTCATGTACCGGCCCGGAAGGGGCACCTGGTTCTCGGGGCAATGGACCATCACCAACATCGGCGGCAACGGCGAGAAGATCTCGGCCAACGCCTCGTTCAATCGCGACGACGAGCCCGTGTGGCGCCGCGTCGTGCACTCCGAGCTGTACGCCCTCGACCTCGAAGCCTTTCCGCGCGACGAGGAGAGCATCCCTGACTGGCTCCGTCAGAAGGTCGCCGAGGCACGAAGTGTGTCCTAGAAACACGGTGGGCGGTCCTTCCTCAGGACCAGCGATCTTGCACTTCTGAAGAGCTCGCTCGGAGCCGTCGAAAAAAGGTCAGAACTTCCGCTTGACCTTGACCCAGCGTCAACCCTCGACGCTATTCGACATGAACCCGACACCAGCAATCGAGATCGCCGGACTGACCAAGTCCTACGGCGACGTACATGTCCTCCAGGGCGTCGACCTGAGCGTCGAGAAGGGCAGCATCTTCGCCCTCCTCGGCTCCAACGGCGCCGGCAAGACCACGACCGTGAAGATCCTGACGACGCTCCTCAAGGCGGACGGCGGCCAGGCGACGGTCAACGGCTTCGACGTCGCGACCCAGGCCCAGGACGTACGCACGTCCATCAGCCTCACCGGCCAGTTCGCCGCCGTCGACGAGATCCTGACCGGCCGCGAGAACCTCATCCTGATCGCCAAGCTGCTCCGCCAGAAGAACCCGGGGGCGGTCGCCGACGAGCTCCTCGCCCGGTTCTCGCTCACCGAGGCCGGCAACCGCAAGGTCGCGACGTACTCCGGTGGTATGCGCCGCCGGATCGACATCGCGATGAGCCTCATCGGCAACCCGCCGGTGATCTTCCTCGACGAGCCGACCACCGGCCTCGACCCGGAGGCCCGGATCGAGGTGTGGCAGACCGTCAAGGAGCTCGCCGACAACGGCACGACGGTGCTGCTCACCACGCAGTACCTCGAGGAGGCCGAGCAGCTCGCCGACCGGATCGCGATCCTCCACGAGGGCCGCATCATCGCCAACGGCACCCTCGCCGAGCTCAAGGCGATGTTCCCGCCAGCCAAGCAGGAGTACGTCGAGAAGCAGCCGTCGCTCGAGGAGATCTTCCTCGCCATCACCGCCAAGTCCAACGGCAAGACCGCCACCCCCGTGAAGGAGTCATGATGACCACGCGATTCTTCGGCGACACCGCCGTCCTGCTCGGCCGTTCCCTGCGACACATCGGCCGCAGCCCCGACACCATCGTCACCACCGCGATCACGCCGATCGCCATGATGCTCATGTTCGTGTACGTCTTCGGCGGCGCGATCGACACCGGCTCCCACGAGAGCTACGTCAGCTATCAGCTACCGGGCATCCTGTTGATCACGATCGCCTCCGGCATCGCCTACACCGCCTACCGTCTCTTCCAGGACAAGAACGGCGGCATGTTCGACCGGTTCCAGTCGATGCCGATCGCTCGGTCGGCGGTGCTGTGGGGTCACGTGCTGACCTCGGTGGTCGCAAACATGATCTCGCTGGTCGTGGTGGTACTCGTCGCCCTGCTGATGGGCTTCCGCACCAGTGCGAGCGTGCTCGACTGGCTCGCCGTGGTCGGCATCCTGGCCCTGTTCACCCTCGCGCTGACCTGGCTCGCGGTGGTCCCGGGACTGACGGCCGGCACGGTCGAGGGAGCCAGCGCGTTCTCCTACCCGCTGATCTTCCTGCCCTTCCTCAGCTCGGCGTTCGTGCCGACCGACACGATGCCCGGGCCGGTGCGAGCCTTCGCCGAGCACCAGCCGGTCACCTCGATCGTCGACTCCATCCGGGCGATCTTCGCCGGTCAGAAGCTCGGCAACGAGCTGTGGATCGCACTGGCCTGGTGCGTCGGCCTCCTGGCCGTCGCGTACGTCCTGGCCACCGCGGCCTACCGCCGCAAGTTCGCCTAAACCGCGAGACAAAGGACGGTGTTCCCGTCACTATTCGGGAATGCTCACGATCAGCCAGCTGGCGTCGTACGCCGGTGTCACCGTCAGGGCCGTGCGCCACTACCACGCCAAAGGGCTGCTGGTGGAGCCAGAGCGCGACCACTCGGGATACCGACGCTACGACGCCGCTGCTGTGGTCGACCTGATCAAGATCCGCATCCTCGCCGACGCCGGCGTCCCGCTCTCCCGTGTCAAGGAGCTGCTGGACGCCGGCGACGACGATTTCAAGAAGGCCGTCGCCGAGATCGACAAGCGCCTCCGGCAGGAGATCCGCGAGCGCCAGGGCCACCGCGAGCGGATCGCCCGCCTCGTTCACGGTGACGGCCTCGCCCTCCCGCCCGAGGCGGTCGCCTATCTGGAGCGGATGCGGGAGCTCGGCATCCCGGAGCGGATGATCCAGGGCGAGCGCGACGCCTGGATCCTCGTCGCCGCCCAGCAGCCGCAGAGCATGGAGGCCTTCATCCGCAACAAGGTCGGCCAGCTCGACGACCCCTCGGTCGTGGAGACCTACCGCGAGCTGGAGGCCATGCTCGACTGGGAGCCCGGCGACCCCCGTCTCGAGACCATCGCCGACCAGATCGTCGCCCAGATGAACGCGGTCTCCGACGAGGACTGGGCCGCCTACGTCGACGGCGACCAGGCCATGCCCGACGAGCTCGCCTCCCTGCTCGACTCGATGTTCGTCGAGCAGGTCCCCGTCGCCCGCGACCTCATGCGGCTGGTCGAGAAGCGCGGCTACTCCGGCTGGACCAAGCTCGAGCGGATCCGGGACTAGAAGACGTACGCCCCGGGGTGCTCCGGCGGCTCAGGCGCCGGCGATCGCGAGGAGGTCGCGGACCGGTCCCGCGGGAGGGCGACCGCCACCGACCCATACGGCTCGGAACTCCCGGGACAGGTCCAGCTCTGCCACCGGCACCCGGACCAGGGTGCCCTGGTCGACGTCGGCCTGGGTCGCCCGGCTCGACACGAATGCCGGCGACCCGCCCGCGCGGACGGCGGCGAGGATCGCGGCGTTCGTCGCGAACTCCACCTCGGGATCCGCCAGCCGCTCGCCGGCGGCTGCGAGCGCGGACTCCACGACCGCCCGTGTGCCGGAGCCGTGCTCGCGACAGGTCAGCGGGCGGGTCGCGAGCTCGCGCGCGCTGATCCCGGCGCGGCGTCGGGCCCAGCGGTCGTCGGGCGCCGCGACCAGCACGAGGTCGTCCACGCCGACCTTCGTGGTGGAGAGTCCCGCGGTGTCGACCGGGCCTTCGACGAAGCCAAGGTCCGCCTCGCCCTGCCGCACGGCGGTGACGACGTCCTCGGAGTTCGCGGCGCGAAGGCTCACCGCCACCCGTCGCTGCTGCCGGAGACGTACGAGCCAGCGGGGGAGCAGATACTCCGCCGTCGTCATGGATGCGTGCACGTGCAGCTCGTCGGAGCGCCCGCTTCACAGCGTCTGCAGCGCGGTCTCGATCTCGTCGGCGCGCTCGAGCAGGTCGACGCTCCACTCGACCAGCAGCTTCCCCGCCTGGGTCAACGCCGATCCGCGCCGCGCCCGCTGCACCAGCACCAGCCCGACCTGGGTCTCCATCGCCCGCAGCCGCTCCGAAGCGGACTGCTGCGATATCCCTGCCGCCCGGCCCGCGGCGCCGATGCTGCCCAGCCGAGCGACGTCGGCGAGCAGCCGGAGGGACGGGAGATCGGGCAACATGGTCACAGGGTATCCCTGTGAGCCCACAGCCAACTGGGTTCTACCGGCGGCCGGCGCCCGCGCCGAGCATGGAGACATGAGGCTCCCCTACGGTCCGAACTGGTACGCAGCCACGATGGGCACCGGCATCGTCGCCGTCGTTCTGCCCGGTCTTCCCTTCGCGGTGCCGGGGGCGGTGCCGGTCGCGCTGGCGTTCTGGCTGGCGGCGAGCCTTCTCCTGGCTGCCACGGTGGCGGTGATGCTGCACGGCGTCCGGCAGGACGGCTCGCTGCTGCGCCGTCACTACGACGACCCGGTGTTGTCCCACTTCTACGGAGCTCCGGCGATGGCGCTGATGACGGTCGGGGCCGGCGCGGTCGTGGTCGGGCAGGACGTACTCGGTGCCCGTGCGGCGGTCGGGCTGGGCGCGGTCCTGTGGGCGGCGGGCACGCTCCTCGGCCTGTGGACCGCGATCGCCGTGCCCTACCGGGCGATCACTCGCCACGAGGTCGCCGACGACAGCGCCACCGGCGGGTGGCTGATGCCGGTCGTTCCGCCCATGGTCTCGGCGACGACCGGCGCCGCTCTCGTGCCGTACCTCCCGGCCGGGCAGCCCCGCGAGACCCTTCTCCTCGTCTGCTACGCCTTCGTCGGGCTGACCGTGATCGCCGGCTTCCTCGTGCTCAACCAGCTCTGGCAGCGGCTGATCCGTCACGGGGCATTGACCCCGGCGACGTTGCCGACCGTGTGGATCGTGCTCGGTTTCCTCGGTCAGTCGACGACGGCGGTCCATCACCTCGGCGTGCTCGCGCCCTCGGTGGTGCCCGGCTACGGGCACGCCCTCAGCATGCTCGCGGTCTGCTACGGCGTGCCGGTGTGGGGTTTCACCGTGCTGTGGAGCGCGCTCGCGCTCGCGCTGACGGTGCGCCAGGTTCGCGACGGGCTGCCGGTGACGGCGACCTGGTGGTCGTTCACGTTCCCGGTCCGGACCGTCGCCACGGGCAGCAGTGCCCTCGCCTCCGCGACCGGTCTCGCGCTCTTCGAGATCGGAGCCGGGATCGCGACCCTCGGACTGTTGCTGGGGTGGCTCGCCGCTGCGTACGGGACCCTGCGGCTCTTCACAGATCAACCGGTATTGCAACCAGAAGGTTGCAGGATGCTGGTTGAAGTGCAACACTGAGGTTGCACTTCAACCTATCCGAGGAGGACCCATGGTTCACACCGCCGAAGAGCTCGCCGAGCTCGACAGCATCAGCCGTCAGATCGACATCGAGGCCAGCGCCGACAAGGTCTGGTCCCTGATCACCCGCCCGGGGTGGTACGTCAACGACGGCACCGTTCTCGACGACTCGGACACCCGCGTCGAGACCGCCGCCGACGGCACCGAGATCGCCGTCGTCACCCACCCCACGATGGGCGAGTTCCGATTCCGCACGGTCGAGCTCGACGAGCCGCGCTACGCCGCGTTCCGCTGGCTCGGCACCCCCTTCCGCGACGTCTCCGAGGGCACCCTGGTGGAGTTCTGGATCAAGGACAACTCCGCCGGAGGCGTGACGCTCGAGGTCCTGGAGAGCGGCTTCTCCACCCTGTCCGACGACCCCGCCGTGTGGCTCAAGGAGCGCGAGGGCAACGACAACGGCTGGGCCATGGAGCTCGAGGTCGCCAAGGCGTACGCCGAGGCGCGCGCGTGACCACGACCCCCACGCTCCCCGAGATGTGCGCGGCCCTGGGCGACCAGACCCGCTGGGACATCCTCACCCGGCTGGGGCAGGAGACGATGTCCGCCTCCGCCCTGGCCCGGGTGCTCCCGGTCAGCCGCCAGGCGATCGTCAAGCACCTCGACGTGCTCTCCGAGGCCGGCCTCGTCACCGCCGAGCGCCGCGGTCGCGAGATCGTCTACGCCGCCCTCGGCTCCCGCCTCAACGCCCTCGCCCACGAGCTCGACCGCATCGGCAACGCCTGGGACACCAGGCTCCGCGCCCTCAAGTCCCTCGCCGAGGCGACGGACGACGGACGCCGTTGAGGCAGACGACAATGGCGGCATACCGATGTTCGCCAGCTCCAAGAAGCCGGAACGCCGAGTTCACTTGTGCACGAACGTGAACTCCAGATCGAGGGATCCCGTTTCCTTGGGGCCGGCATAGACCAAGAAGTACGACCGCCTGGAGTAGAACGAATCGCCGGCCCAGATCTGGTCCCAGGAGTTGGCACGCCATTCCGCGCCTGGCGTGTTGCTCCAGGGATCGCCTCGGCCTGTCATGAAGGCTGTGGCATTCGGGAAGGTCGAGCTGGTGGCACTCATGTCGAGTCGACCGGACAAGGATTCGGCGTCGTAGTCCACGACCATGACCTGCCCGGGCTGGGTCGCCGTCACTGCGACCTCATGAACGTCTGTTGTCATGCCCCACTGGTCGACCGTGGAACTCGTCAGCGTAGGTGTAACCGGCGAGACCGCGTTGAATCGGATACTTCCTGTCGCGCTGCAGGGGGTTACTCGCAGAACGGAGTCACCAGCTGTAGCGGTGTGGAACACGCTGGGAAGCTGTCTCCCCCGGATCATCCAGTCGATCGGGTCGGTGCTGCTGCGGACACCGGCATCCCCGGTGCAGAACTCGCCAGCATTGTCGAGAACCTCGAGCGAAAGCAGTT includes:
- a CDS encoding pyridoxamine 5'-phosphate oxidase, translated to MSIPVALSDLAATLERFGSGFLLTTAGERIKVVVVDPVVEGSSLRISDPGGGTRTNLATNPVLTLTYAPLTPRDHALIVDGTGRVEGSDVLVTPTGAVLHRPASHASGPIPEEGCGQDCRPV
- a CDS encoding patatin-like phospholipase family protein, with amino-acid sequence MAMVGKQVALALGAGGARGYAHLGVVQELRARGHEIVAVAGTSMGALVGGLVAAGKDEEFAGWATALRQIDVLRLLDPKWRAGGAFNAEGVVAELENLLGEQLIEDLPVPFTAIATDLESHREVWFQRGPLVKAIRASIGIPGVFMPVMWNGRVLVDGGLLNPLPMDPTAATPADLTIAVSLQGRRTQRGTQAPAVENSAAVTADEEGTTVLRRLRDKLGVGGETTRAPKAEPSRAQPDLRIADVMTLSWEVMQEMVARYRLAGLPPDVLITVPADAARTLDFHRAAEMIELGRQLTAKALDDAGC
- a CDS encoding pentapeptide repeat-containing protein — encoded protein: MSTYRSDCSRCAGLCCVALPFARSADFPEDKAGGDPCRHLGPDFGCGIHDQLRERGYAGCTVFECFGAGQQVTQVTFRGADWRTEPASRQEMFDVFAVMRQLHEMLALLEEAGGRSSSSDLVELAEQVSTAAGGSAGQVLATDVGALRSAVGGVLRRVSAEVRRPAGQALAGADLLGRDLRRRDLRRADLRGALLVAADLRGVDLTDADLLGADLRDAAVAGADLSRALFLSQAQVNALRGDGSTRLPAGHDRPAHWG
- a CDS encoding NAD(P)-dependent alcohol dehydrogenase; the protein is MRVNAYAAPSAGEPLAPTTIERRPVGANDVLIAIEYAGICHSDIHTVNGDWGPQPFPVVPGHEIVGRVTEVGSAVTEHKVGDRVGVGCFVNSCRDCDNCRNGDEQHCSTPGGAVGTYAAKDRDGSFTQGGYSTHVVVDAHFALKVPEGLDPAAATPLLCAGITTYAPLKRWGAGPGKKVAVVGLGGLGHMGVKIAHAMGAEVTVLSQSLKKQEDGLRLGADHYYATSDPATFETLKNSFDLIVNTVSAPIPVDDYLGLLAVDGTMVNVGAPAEPLSVNVFSLLTNRRNFAGSMIGGIPLTQEMLDFCAEHGLGADVEVISADQINEAYARVLASDVRYRFVIDTATLG
- a CDS encoding MerR family transcriptional regulator; this translates as MTASTTRTYTIREVATLTGLPASTLRYYETIGLIEPVSRGASSGHRVYDESDLDRLTGVACLAAIGLSIDDMRTYVGNSRLGRDGAREQIDMLTEHAAHLAREAEFLELRRAYVGLKTDYWRAVAAGDEARADEIGEQAHALAGQIRSRENH
- a CDS encoding agglutinin cell wall attachment protein, coding for MSVVDVTAPSVVRQEQLFEQIAIRLPDEVDGDWTMLVFNHRNLSRLFDGRIDIHRPGGYIDYSLPPDVVVPSIDELRRVMYRPGRGTWFSGQWTITNIGGNGEKISANASFNRDDEPVWRRVVHSELYALDLEAFPRDEESIPDWLRQKVAEARSVS
- a CDS encoding ABC transporter ATP-binding protein yields the protein MNPTPAIEIAGLTKSYGDVHVLQGVDLSVEKGSIFALLGSNGAGKTTTVKILTTLLKADGGQATVNGFDVATQAQDVRTSISLTGQFAAVDEILTGRENLILIAKLLRQKNPGAVADELLARFSLTEAGNRKVATYSGGMRRRIDIAMSLIGNPPVIFLDEPTTGLDPEARIEVWQTVKELADNGTTVLLTTQYLEEAEQLADRIAILHEGRIIANGTLAELKAMFPPAKQEYVEKQPSLEEIFLAITAKSNGKTATPVKES
- a CDS encoding ABC transporter permease; the protein is MTTRFFGDTAVLLGRSLRHIGRSPDTIVTTAITPIAMMLMFVYVFGGAIDTGSHESYVSYQLPGILLITIASGIAYTAYRLFQDKNGGMFDRFQSMPIARSAVLWGHVLTSVVANMISLVVVVLVALLMGFRTSASVLDWLAVVGILALFTLALTWLAVVPGLTAGTVEGASAFSYPLIFLPFLSSAFVPTDTMPGPVRAFAEHQPVTSIVDSIRAIFAGQKLGNELWIALAWCVGLLAVAYVLATAAYRRKFA
- a CDS encoding MerR family transcriptional regulator, which encodes MLTISQLASYAGVTVRAVRHYHAKGLLVEPERDHSGYRRYDAAAVVDLIKIRILADAGVPLSRVKELLDAGDDDFKKAVAEIDKRLRQEIRERQGHRERIARLVHGDGLALPPEAVAYLERMRELGIPERMIQGERDAWILVAAQQPQSMEAFIRNKVGQLDDPSVVETYRELEAMLDWEPGDPRLETIADQIVAQMNAVSDEDWAAYVDGDQAMPDELASLLDSMFVEQVPVARDLMRLVEKRGYSGWTKLERIRD
- a CDS encoding LysR family transcriptional regulator, with the protein product MLPDLPSLRLLADVARLGSIGAAGRAAGISQQSASERLRAMETQVGLVLVQRARRGSALTQAGKLLVEWSVDLLERADEIETALQTL
- a CDS encoding TDT family transporter, whose amino-acid sequence is MRLPYGPNWYAATMGTGIVAVVLPGLPFAVPGAVPVALAFWLAASLLLAATVAVMLHGVRQDGSLLRRHYDDPVLSHFYGAPAMALMTVGAGAVVVGQDVLGARAAVGLGAVLWAAGTLLGLWTAIAVPYRAITRHEVADDSATGGWLMPVVPPMVSATTGAALVPYLPAGQPRETLLLVCYAFVGLTVIAGFLVLNQLWQRLIRHGALTPATLPTVWIVLGFLGQSTTAVHHLGVLAPSVVPGYGHALSMLAVCYGVPVWGFTVLWSALALALTVRQVRDGLPVTATWWSFTFPVRTVATGSSALASATGLALFEIGAGIATLGLLLGWLAAAYGTLRLFTDQPVLQPEGCRMLVEVQH
- a CDS encoding ATPase, with translation MVHTAEELAELDSISRQIDIEASADKVWSLITRPGWYVNDGTVLDDSDTRVETAADGTEIAVVTHPTMGEFRFRTVELDEPRYAAFRWLGTPFRDVSEGTLVEFWIKDNSAGGVTLEVLESGFSTLSDDPAVWLKEREGNDNGWAMELEVAKAYAEARA
- a CDS encoding ArsR/SmtB family transcription factor; translated protein: MTTTPTLPEMCAALGDQTRWDILTRLGQETMSASALARVLPVSRQAIVKHLDVLSEAGLVTAERRGREIVYAALGSRLNALAHELDRIGNAWDTRLRALKSLAEATDDGRR